Below is a genomic region from Ascaphus truei isolate aAscTru1 chromosome 5, aAscTru1.hap1, whole genome shotgun sequence.
CAGCTGTTCTGATGTTTGCGGATCAGCTTCAGATCCAGGTTCTGCTCTAAGTGTCTGGCATAGATACAGTACTTGGTTCCTTGTGCGCTTCCAGCCCAAGTCACTGTGACTGATGAGCAGGACTTCTTGGATATGGTCAGGTTGATGTCAGGTGGTAGGTTAGGAAATGGCAGGCGGTGATGTGTAGTGGTTGTGAAGAGTTTCACCAAGCCTGGACCTCCCCTGCTGGATTTTAGGGTGATTATATAATTGTCCTTTGGATTACCAAACAGTTTAAAGTTATGAGCTCCCTGGAGGCTTTGGGATACAAGAATGTCTCCGTTTACAAAGATTTGAAGATGGACCTTGTGGAGACAGGAGTGAACAAAGAGCCATGTGGAGCCACGAGTAGGCATGTCCATATTCAGAATTTTCAACCCTTTGCTCTTAAGGAAAATATGCATCATCTCCTCATGCTCCAGCAGTGGTACCTGTGATCTGTGCTTTGTTTTGGTCTCTGCAAAGTTACCAGTGTATGCAATACTGGTGCCATCGCTTGGGTTCACTGCAAACACATCAAAATAATATAGAGTTCTAGGCTTTAATCCAGAAATGGTAGCATTGGCCCAGTGCCCAACGCATACTCTCTGACCTCCCACTACAGTTTGGGGAGACCACAGTTCATTATTGCCATTCCACTCCTTAGTAGGACCTTTCAAATTCTTGTAGGCTTTTTGTGAAACGTGCGCCTTAATTTTGGAAGTTTCCATGGCTGATTTTCTTGATGTGGCTCCTTCCTCATCCCAATGGGACCTTGGTTTTCTCTTTGTGTTCAACTCAGTGGCACACAGGGTTTTGAAGTTATGGTGCTTATTTACAAACACGCAGTACTCAGACTCATTTGAATCAGCAGCAGCTCCTAGGCTTGGTTTCCAGGACAACTCTACCCTGTCCTCCTCCACAGAAATAATCTCTACGCGAGGGTCAGTGGGAAGTTGAGGCAATGGGTCCACTTGTTTCCCATTGTCCCAGATGAAAACCTGAAAGTTAGTGTCAGACTCCAGTGAAAAAAGGTCAAGAAGATACAGGCCACCTGACGTTACCGGCGTAGAGAAGGATTCTTCCCCATTTCCTTGAAAGGAAAACAGTCTCGAGGAGTCCCAGTGCCCATGCTGCTGAAGGTCCAGCTGTCCATTATCTCCTAAGGGAAAGGAGAATGGTAAAAAACATAACCCATTTGCAATCTCTGTTTCCTTGTGTCCTTCATTTTAACAGTGCTATCGTAGAAGAAACAGGCATTGTATTCTCCTTCCTCTAGAACAGCGCACCCATAACCTGAGCATCCAACTACTGAATGTACAGTAATAGGAAACATGTCTTGGCATTCATTCTCTAAGACACTTAGTCTAACACAGGGGTgttgcgtccccctgcctgctctcccccagtgctcgcgcccccccccccttaccttagtgccggcgtcaaatgacgctgcggggtcatatgatgctgcattgccatggcgacgcgtcgcccaaAGCtagctgaatcacggtaagtgatCCTCACGTGGTCccgtggcatttaatttaaacgccTTGGGGATGAGCGAGGGGGACTCTGtaaccgccgcccccccccctaaaaaaatcttgcaccccccagtttgcgcacccctgttctaacgGATGCTTATTCCTGCATTTCAAAATCCATTCCCTGAGCTAAATTGAATAAAAGACAAAGTCGCATATTTACCACCAGCTGAGTGACCCCTGTCATGTGTGGCATGGAAAGAGAGTGCCCAGTAGAGGGGTGATTCACAGGGGGTCATTCTAACAGTGACTGCACTCTGGCTTCCATTCACAGCAAAGTAATATCTGTGGGTAGAAGGAAAACAAAGTCATCAGGAAATATATAATGAGCAGTTACATGGCCacattttaaatatacttttagtTCTTATTGTAATGCCCCAAATCGTCCTATGCTCTGGAGCAGCTTAGGACAGATGCAGGACATTCATGGCACATGAGAGGAGTAAAGCATAGTCCCTTGTAGGATGATACAGTATGTCACTGCAGCATGACACAGAGACATTCATGGCACATGAGAGGAGTAAAGCATAGTCCCTTGTAGgatgatacagtacagtatgtcactgCAGCATGACACAGAGACATTCATGGCACATGAGAGGAGTAAAGCATAGTCCCTTGTAGGATGATACAGTATGTCACTGCAGCATGACACAGAGACATTCATGGCACATGAGAGGAGTAAAGCATAGTCCCTTGTAGGATGATACAGTATGTCACTGCAGCATGACACAGAGAGATTCATGGCACATGAGAGGAGTAAAGCACAGTCTCTTGTAGGATGATACAGTATAT
It encodes:
- the LOC142495946 gene encoding protein NDNF-like, producing the protein MTLWLPIGPRFAGDLNCHFVSPGRNIAGSTFPRMYLGNKGSPDLQLTWFSSGNPLLRTHVKTKRRLVGEKGVTPLPPLLVSLSVRHRYLGPRQGPLCQARYYFAVNGSQSAVTVRMTPCESPLYWALSFHATHDRGHSAGGDNGQLDLQQHGHWDSSRLFSFQGNGEESFSTPVTSGGLYLLDLFSLESDTNFQVFIWDNGKQVDPLPQLPTDPRVEIISVEEDRVELSWKPSLGAAADSNESEYCVFVNKHHNFKTLCATELNTKRKPRSHWDEEGATSRKSAMETSKIKAHVSQKAYKNLKGPTKEWNGNNELWSPQTVVGGQRVCVGHWANATISGLKPRTLYYFDVFAVNPSDGTSIAYTGNFAETKTKHRSQVPLLEHEEMMHIFLKSKGLKILNMDMPTRGSTWLFVHSCLHKVHLQIFVNGDILVSQSLQGAHNFKLFGNPKDNYIITLKSSRGGPGLVKLFTTTTHHRLPFPNLPPDINLTISKKSCSSVTVTWAGSAQGTKYCIYARHLEQNLDLKLIRKHQNSCLSTSTRPRADKVLCRQGGPQTLTEEQITDLKPGKAYILDLYLIGLQNNTIKFPSRVVRTQERCT